Genomic DNA from Comamonas antarctica:
GGTGCAGTACGCGCTGCAGGGCATCACCGAGAAGCGCCTGCCGCGCAGCACCAGCCAGTGGGCCAGCGTGAGCACCACGCTGAACCGGCGCGACCTGCAGCGCGGCGATTTCGTGTTCTTCAACACCTCGGGCGGGCGCTATTCGCACATGGGCATCTATGTCGGCGGCGAGCGCTTCGTGCATGCGCCCTCGAGCGGCGGCATCGTGCGCGTGGTCGACATGGACAACGTCTATTTCAGCAAGCGCTTCACCGAAGCGCGCACGGTGTTTGCCGGCTGAGCTGAGCTTGGTTCACGGCGCATGAGACAGGCGCGCTCCAACATGGGGGCGCCGAGCAAGGGCCGCCCCGCAGCGAGGGCGCCGTCCCTAGCCGGGCGCCCCCCCTCCACCGAAGGTTGAGAGGGGGAAGCGACGTGAGTCGCTCAGGGGGTGTTGCTGATTATGACTTCGCCGCGCAGCGTGTAGGCCTTGGCTTCGGTGATCTTCACATCGATCATCTGCCCGATCAGCCGCTCCTGCCCGGCGAAGTTCACCACGCGGTTGCATTCGGTGCGGCCCATCAGTTCGCTGCCGTCGCGCTTGCTCAGGCCTTCGACCAGCAGGCGCTGCACGGTGCCCACGCGCTCCTCGCTGATGTCCTTGATATTGCGGTTGATCACGGCCTGCAGCTCCTGCAGGCGGCGCAGCTTGACTTCGTGCGGCGTGTCGTCGTGCAGGTTGGCGGCAGGCGTGCCCGGACGCGGGCTGAAGATGAAGCTGAAGCTGTTGTCGAAGCGCACGTCGTCGATCAGCTTCATCATCTTCTGGAAGTCTTCCTCGGTCTCGCCCGGGAAGCCGACGATGAAGTCGCTGCTCATGGCCAGTTCGGGGCGGATCGCGCGCAGCTTGCGGATGGTGCTCTTGTATTCCATGGCCGTGTAGCCGCGCTTCATGGCCATCAGGATCTTGTCCGAACCATGCTGCACCGGCAGGTGCAGGTGGCTCACCAGCTTGGGCAGCCTGGCGTAGGCCTCGATCAGCCGCGGCGTGAATTCGTTCGGGTGGCTGGTGGTGAAGCGGATGCGCTCGATGCCCGGGATCTCGCTGACGTATTCGAGCAGCAGCGCGAAGTCGGCGATTTCCTGGGTGTCGCCCATCTTGCCGAGGTAGGCGTTGACGTTCTGGCCCAGCAGCGTGACTTCCTTCACGCCCTGGTCGGCCAGGCCCGCGACTTCGACCAGCACGTCGTCGAACGGCCGGCTGACTTCCTCGCCGCGCGTATAGGGCACGACGCAGTAGCTGCAGTACTTGGAGCAGCCTTCCATGATCGACACGAAGGCCGAGGCGCCCTCGACGCGCGCCGGCGGCAGGTGGTCGAATTTCTCGATCTCGGGAAAGCTGATGTCGACCTGCGGCTTGGCCTTGGCGGCGCGCGCGTTGAGCAGCTCGGGCAGGCGGTGCAGCGTCTGCGGACCGAACACCACGTCGACATAGGGCGCGCGCTTGATGATCTCGGCGCCTTCCTGGCTGGCCACGCAGCCGCCCACGCCGATCAGCACGCCCTTTTCCTTGAGGTGCTTGATGCGGCCGAGGTCGCTGAACACCTTTTCCTGCGCCTTCTCGCGCACCGAGCAGGTGTTGAACAGGATCAGGTCGGCTTCGTCGACATCCTGCGTGGGTTCATAGCCCTGGGCCGCGCCCAGCACATCGGCCATCTTGTCCGAGTCGTACTCGTTCATCTGGCAGCCGAAGGTCTTGATAAATACTTTTTTGGACATCGTGGAATTCTCGGAAAGCGGTAGGCTGCTGCGGAGCGCAGCGGCCAGGTTGCAGCGCGGGCGCGCGGCCGCGAAATCAGGGGCGCTTGAGCGCAGCTTCTTCAGGCGTCAGCACCCAGGCGGTGTGCAGCCACTGCGTGCTGGGCTCGATCACATAGTTGACCAGCAGGTTCTGCCCGGCGAACTGGTAGGCCATGAGCAGCCGGCCTTCGGGGCTGAACAGCCGAAAGCCCGGGGTGGTGCGGATGGGCTTGCCGTTGAGCATGACCTCGGGCATGGTGCCGATGACCAGCTTGCCGCGCTGGGCATCGGGCGGAAAGTTGCGCGTGCCGGCGGCGGCAGCGGTCACGGCCGGTGCAGGCTGTGCCTGGGCCGGCGGCGCGGCGGCGGCCAGCAGCAGCAGGCTGCCTGCGAGCGCGCGCAGCAAGGGGAATCGGAAACAGCGGTGCATGGTGTATATCCAGTGGCTGAGGCCGCGATTCTACGGACTGCGCCGTGGCGCAGCGCCGCAGTCGGGCAATGCGCTCAGC
This window encodes:
- a CDS encoding C40 family peptidase, with the protein product MQTLPEIHAAPPRRLLLSAALAGAAVLAGCSSSPARRGRPAPPPVVPLALDGTLRDALYARTMLVVNTPYTYGGNTPEGGFDCSGLVQYALQGITEKRLPRSTSQWASVSTTLNRRDLQRGDFVFFNTSGGRYSHMGIYVGGERFVHAPSSGGIVRVVDMDNVYFSKRFTEARTVFAG
- the miaB gene encoding tRNA (N6-isopentenyl adenosine(37)-C2)-methylthiotransferase MiaB; amino-acid sequence: MSKKVFIKTFGCQMNEYDSDKMADVLGAAQGYEPTQDVDEADLILFNTCSVREKAQEKVFSDLGRIKHLKEKGVLIGVGGCVASQEGAEIIKRAPYVDVVFGPQTLHRLPELLNARAAKAKPQVDISFPEIEKFDHLPPARVEGASAFVSIMEGCSKYCSYCVVPYTRGEEVSRPFDDVLVEVAGLADQGVKEVTLLGQNVNAYLGKMGDTQEIADFALLLEYVSEIPGIERIRFTTSHPNEFTPRLIEAYARLPKLVSHLHLPVQHGSDKILMAMKRGYTAMEYKSTIRKLRAIRPELAMSSDFIVGFPGETEEDFQKMMKLIDDVRFDNSFSFIFSPRPGTPAANLHDDTPHEVKLRRLQELQAVINRNIKDISEERVGTVQRLLVEGLSKRDGSELMGRTECNRVVNFAGQERLIGQMIDVKITEAKAYTLRGEVIISNTP